One genomic region from Prunus persica cultivar Lovell chromosome G3, Prunus_persica_NCBIv2, whole genome shotgun sequence encodes:
- the LOC18782918 gene encoding pentatricopeptide repeat-containing protein At1g52640, mitochondrial, with translation MSLRSLNSKPKTLHSIFHSLLSSPKPNTHYNPFSSLTYQNPPPPPSPHLVNEISRILSDHRNAHHDLEHSLNPLCTQISTNLVEQVLKRCKNLGLSAHRFFLWAKTIPGFQHSFESYHILIEILGSSKQYAVLWDFLIEVRESKCIEIVPEVFWLIFRVYSRANLPRDAIRAFNRMVEFGIKPSVLDLDQLMYTLCKRKHVKYAHEFFDKVKSGFELNAKIYSILMRGWGDIGDSDEARKLFDEMTERGCLVDVPAYNSYLEALCKGGKVDEAYKIFRGMGSNGTDPDACTYSIFIRAYCEANDIHSVFRVLDRMKRYNLLPNVYSYNCIIKKLCKNDKVEEAYELLDEMIERGVMPDAWSYNAIQAHHCDHCEVNRALRLLSRMKKDNCKPDRHTYNMVLKLLIRIGRFDRATEVWESMGERGFYPSVSTYSVMIHGLCKKKHKLEEACKYFEIMIDEGIPPYFSTVEMLKNRLRGLGLLEHTEILASKMEQSTCCSIQEMANLMRGNKTYVTYRIEHTDNESDW, from the coding sequence ATGTCCCTAAGATCGCTCAACtctaaacccaaaacccttcACTCTATCTTCCACTCTCTTCTCTCATCCCCCAAACCCAACACTCATTACAatcccttctcttctctcacttaccaaaacccaccacctccaccatcACCACACCTGGTGAATGAGATCTCACGCATTCTCAGCGACCACAGAAACGCTCACCACGACTTGGAGCATTCCCTCAACCCTTTGTGTACCCAAATATCCACAAACTTGGTTGAACAAGTTCTTAAACGGTGCAAAAATCTTGGCCTCTCTGCCCACAGGTTCTTTCTTTGGGCTAAAACAATTCCGGGGTTTCAGCACAGTTTTGAAAGCTATCACATTTTGATTGAGATTTTGGGAAGTAGCAAGCAATATGCTGTGTTGTGGGATTTTCTTATAGAGGTGAGAGAGTCCAAGTGTATTGAGATTGTCCCAGAAGTTTTCTGGCTTATTTTTAGAGTTTACAGTAGAGCTAATCTGCCTCGTGATGCTATTCGAGCTTTTAATAGAATGGTTGAGTTTGGAATTAAGCCGAGTGTTCTTGATCTTGATCAGCTTATGTATACGTTATGTAAAAGAAAGCATGTCAAGTATGCCCATGAGTTTTTTGATAAAGTTAAGAGTGGGTTTGAGTTGAATGCTAAAATTTATAGTATTTTGATGAGGGGTTGGGGAGACATTGGTGATTCGGATGAAGCACGTAagttgtttgatgaaatgactGAACGAGGATGTTTGGTGGATGTGCCTGCATATAATAGTTATTTGGAAGCTTTGTGTAAAGGTGGGAAAGTTGATGAGGCCTATAAGATATTCCGGGGGATGGGGTCAAATGGAACTGACCCGGATGCTTGTACTTATTCGATTTTCATTCGTGCATATTGTGAAGCCAATGACATTCATTCAGTTTTTAGGGTGCTTGACAGGATGAAGAGATATAATCTTTTGCCCAATGTGTATTCTTACAATTGTATTATCAAGAAACTGTGTAAGAATGACAAGGTGGAAGAGGCTTACGAACTTTTGGATGAGATGATTGAGAGGGGAGTTATGCCGGATGCGTGGAGTTACAACGCAATCCAAGCTCATCATTGTGATCATTGCGAGGTTAACAGGGCTCTTAGGTTGCTATCTAGAATGAAAAAAGATAACTGCAAGCCAGATCGACATACTTATAATATGGTGCTAAAGTTGCTGATTAGGATAGGAAGATTTGATCGGGCAACGGAAGTTTGGGAGAGTATGGGGGAGAGGGGATTTTATCCTTCTGTTTCAACATATTCTGTAATGATCCACGGTTTGTGCAAGAAAAAACATAAGCTAGAGGAGGCTTGTAAATACTTTGAGATAATGATCGATGAAGGTATACCGCCATACTTTTCTACCGTTGAGATGTTGAAGAACCGGCTCAGGGGCTTAGGGCTCCTCGAGCATACTGAGATACTTGCAAGTAAGATGGAACAAAGCACTTGTTGTTCAATACAAGAGATGGCAAACTTGATGAGAGGTAATAAAACTTATGTAACATATAGAATTGAGCATACTGACAATGAAAGTGATTGGTAA
- the LOC18784011 gene encoding lectin, whose translation MADSSKGEFQEFKKRKVWFEKKSRCMELYPRWLDVTWGFPPNWVWNCYKETSEDNVEVVKLLDVCFLNVRGQFEMSELSAGVVYEIAYKVKLTTGAYGWEFPVTVKIGFPDGREQKRKYSLFHKPRGEWIELSGGSFEVNGEETGKVWFDLCQHGGHWKRGLIIQGIIIKPAEKNQSTDTSTGFCCW comes from the exons ATGGCGGATTCTTCGAAAGGCGAATTCCAGGAGTTCAAGAAAAGG AAAGTATGGTTTGAGAAGAAATCTAGATGCATGGAGTTGTACCCAAGATGGTTAGATGTCACTTGGGGTTTTCCTCCAAACTGGGTTTGGAATTGTTACAAAGAAACAAG TGAGGACAACGTCGAGGTAGTCAAGCTATTGGATGTATGCTTTCTGAATGTGAGAGGACAATTCGAGATGTCAGAGCTCTCAGCAGGAGTTGTTTATGAGATTGCATACAAAGTCAAACTAACAACCGGAGCATATGGATGGGAATTCCCGGTTACGGTTAAGATCGGATTCCCAGATGGAAGGGAGCAAAAGCGGAAATATAGTCTGTTTCATAAGCCGAGAGGGGAGTGGATAGAGCTTAGTGGTGGTAGTTTTGAGGTTAACGGAGAAGAAACTGGAAAAGTGTGGTTTGATCTTTGTCAACATGGGGGACACTGGAAGAGAGGGCTTATCATCCAAGGTATCATCATCAAGCCGGCTGAAAAGAATCAATCCACAGATACAAGTACagggttttgttgttggtga
- the LOC18781792 gene encoding uncharacterized protein At2g34160: protein MEEITEGVNNIIIADSHKKNRIQVSNTKKPLFFYVNLAKRYMQQYNEVELSALGMAIATVVTIAEILKNNGLAVEKKIMTSTVDIKDDSRGRPVQKAKIEIILGKSENFDDLMAAAAEEREIAGAEELS from the exons ATGGAGGAGATTACTGAGGGTGTGAACAACATCATCATCGCAGATTCACACAAGAAGAACCGAATTCAGGTCTCGAATACCAAAAAGCCCCTCTTCTTCTATGTTAATCTTGCCAAG AGGTATATGCAACAGTATAATGAGGTGGAGCTCTCTGCTTTAGGAATGG CTATTGCCACTGTTGTTACAATTGCAGAAATTCTGAAAAACAATGGGCTGGCCGTTGAGAAAA AAATCATGACGTCGACTGTTGACATAAAGGATGATTCTAGAGGGAGACCAGTCCAGAAAGCCAAG ATTGAAATTATACTTGGGAAGTCGGAAAACTTTGATGATTTGATGGCCGCTGCAGCTGAGGAGAGGGAAATTGCAGGTGCTGAGGAGCTAAGCTGA
- the LOC18783124 gene encoding uncharacterized protein LOC18783124: MKETMGNPLHLKSLNHISLICRSVEQSIDFYQNVLGFVPIRRPGSFNFDGAWLFGYGIGIHLLQSEDPESMPKKTEINPKDNHISFQCESMGAVEKKLKEMELKYKRAMVEEGGIHVDQLFFHDPDGFMIEICDCDNLPVIPIAGEIARSCSLVNRPMLQQKQQQQLRLLQQ, from the exons ATGAAGGAAACCATGGGAAACCCTCTTCATCTGAAATCTTTGAACCACATCTCACTCATCTGCCGATCGGTTGAGCAATCCATTGATTTTTACCAGAATGTTCTTGGGTTTGTCCCAATCAGGAGGCCTGgatcttttaattttgatggtGCATG GCTATTTGGATATGGGATTGGAATTCATCTTTTGCAATCGGAGGACCCGGAGAGCATGCCCAAGAAAACTGAGATTAATCCCAAGGATAATCATATTTCTTTCCAg TGTGAGAGCATGGGGGCTGTGGAGAAGAAACTCAAGGAGATGGAGCTCAAGTACAAGCGAGCCATGGTGGAGGAAGGTGGCATCCACGTTGATCAATTGTTCTTCCACGACCCGGATGGCTTCATGATCGAAATATGCGACTGCGACAACCTCCCAGTGATCCCTATCGCCGGGGAGATAGCCCGGTCATGCTCCCTCGTAAACCGGCCTATGTTGCagcagaagcagcagcagcagctaaGATTGTTGCAGCAATAG
- the LOC18782563 gene encoding disease resistance protein RGA2, which yields MNSSGPTLLNNWLEDLDAAAYDAEDLIESWATEYHQWEMKKQVQKLHLPFSPFNLLFVLRESSKLREVTERIDQHIRNGESYSTIVGNTINRIEDQPQTGPLENSFIVSREEDKKNIIKLLITDEEDDNFSLVSILGMGGLGKTTLARNVIGDKEVGDRFEIIVWACVTKPFKIESILSEIVVSPKTTDTNVSHFTLAKLQERSRGILAGKRFLLVLDNLWNHETNYLDPLLSVLVLGSKGSRVLVTSRFKEVSGIDFKGLKIKPPYNLACLGENESWSLFANFAFKEDSDSDREEFVKYGREIVRKCQGLPLALKQMGALLKSKDLGVWKSIANSQTWREKEKVLPALRLSYNHLHSSYHKQCFAYCSLFPKAHVYEKDELVKMWMAEAIIEPGDEERTEDIGGRYFKDLSDRFFFECTSDAKYKMHDLIHDLAQLISSPFCCQLVKGVGDFKEKARRVSILCNDVDQPALEIIRKSKKLRTVLLQGQNFKAFDKVQREIFHSLRYVRLLDLSSSTPLTQLPDSIGELKLLRYLDLSATEIEKLPDSICKLYNLETLKLLGCHYWNFILPRNFASLVKLRHLELDDMFWFKATFPPSMGCLTSLHNLHKFQVGCKTGYKLEELKNMAYLTGKLHISKLENAVDAGEANLKGKEMLQKVVYEWSNSDLNLQDDDIENQVLEDLEPHPMVLKELEICHYRGTAVPTWMQADRLGQFRKLVNIRLNHCRKIKILSLGKLPELRELLLKNMLELEEWQEEEEEMYRSIKRLRISCCPKLKKVPFLFLNLIDLKIKKCDSLQVIPWGPIKFITLVDNPELKHWNREGLKISIVPYTDENRNTRKYITLTLDMINVKIINCPKLHALPSGLYPQKLEIRGCKSLSNLPDDDHAVRLALLALEACHDDETILNLIVSRVPSSSSLLSLEISNISNLICLPKWPLLPKVETLFIHGCKDLEHLSTPEKRVFEGFTSLKSLSIRNCPMLVTLPVEGLPTSLQYFSIGSCERLESFGPSVDTLNNLTSLTDLYIEDCPAFQSLPEGGLPTSLQHLSIHGCPSLTKRCEKEDGPDWPKIQGISDLEIETPP from the exons ATGAATTCTTCTGGTCCTACTCTCCTGAACAACTGGTTGGAAGATCTTGACGCAGCAGCCTATGATGCGGAGGATCTGATCGAATCTTGGGCAACTGAATATCATCAGTGGGAGATGAAGAAGCAGGTACAGAAACTCCATCTTCCATTTTCTCCTTTTAACTTACTCTTTGTGCTTCGTGAATCGAGTAAGTTAAGAGAAGTTACAGAGAGAATAGATCAGCATATACGAAATGGAGAAAGCTATAGCACTATCGTGGGAAATACGATTAATAGAATCGAAGACCAACCACAAACTGGTCCTCTTGAAAACAGTTTCATTGTTAGTAGGGAAGAGGATAAAAAGAACATAATAAAACTGCTGATAACAGATGAAGAGGACGACAACTTTTCTCTTGTTTCCATTTTAGGGATGGGAGGACTGGGGAAAACAACTCTTGCTCGAAATGTCATTGGGGATAAGGAGGTGGGAGACCGTTTCGAAATTATTGTATGGGCTTGTGTTACAAAACCTTTTAAGATAGAGAGTATTTTAAGCGAAATAGTGGTGTCCCCAAAAACAACTGATACTAATGTCAGCCATTTTACCTTAGCCAAACTACAAGAGCGTAGTCGAGGGATCCTGGCTGGAAAACGATTTTTACTTGTTCTAGACAATTTGTGGAATCATGAAACTAACTATTTGGACCCACTACTAAGCGTCTTAGTTTTAGGGAGCAAGGGAAGTAGGGTTCTGGTCACTAGTCGGTTCAAAGAAGTTTCAGGTATTGATTTTAAGGGTCTTAAAATTAAACCCCCCTATAATTTGGCCTGTTTAGGTGAAAATGAATCATGGTCATTGTTTGCAAATTTTGCATTCAAAGAAGATAGTGATAGTGATCGTGAGGAGTTTGTAAAATATGGAagggaaattgtaagaaagtGTCAAGGTTTACCTTTGGCGTTAAAACAAATGGGAGCTCTGTTAAAAAGCAAAGACTTGGGTGTATGGAAAAGTATCGCCAACAGTCAAACATGgcgggaaaaagaaaaagtactgCCAGCTCTTAGATTGAGCTATAACCATCTGCATTCATCATATCACAAGCAGTGCTTTGCGTACTGTTCCTTGTTTCCAAAAGCTCATGTTTATGAAAAGGATGAGTTGGTCAAAATGTGGATGGCGGAAGCAATTATTGAACCTGGTGATGAAGAGAGGACAGAAGACATAGGAGGGAGATACTTCAAGGACCTGTCGGACAGGTTCTTCTTCGAATGCACAAGCGACGCAAAGTACAAGATGCATGATCTCATCCATGACTTGGCACAACTAATTTCCAGTCCCTTCTGTTGCCAATTAGTGAAGGGTGTGGGAGATTTCAAGGAAAAGGCTCGGCGTGTATCAATACtttgcaacgacgttgatCAGCCTGCCTTGGAGATAATCAGAAAATCGAAGAAGCTGCGTACAGTTCTATTGCAAGGTCAAAACTTTAAGGCCTTCGATAAAGTGCAACGTGAAATATTCCACTCACTTAGATATGTGCGCCTGCTAGACCTGAGTTCAAGCACACCTCTGACACAGCTGCCAGACTCAATTGGAGAGTTGAAGCTTTTGCGCTACCTTGATTTATCAGCAACGGAAATTGAAAAGCTTCCTGACTCGATATGCAAGCTCTACAATTTGGAGACCTTGAAACTTTTGGGTTGCCATTattggaatttcattttgcCCAGAAATTTCGCATCTCTCGTCAAGTTGAGACATCTGGAACTAGACGATATGTTCTGGTTCAAGGCGACGTTCCCACCAAGCATGGGGTGTCTAACCAGTCTGCACAACTTACACAAATTTCAG GTTGGCTGCAAGACGGGATACAAACTTGAAGAATTGaagaatatggcataccttaCAGGAAAACTACACATCTCAAAGCTGGAAAATGCAGTAGATGCAGGGGAGGCCAActtgaaaggaaaagaaatgcTTCAGAAAGTGGTATATGAATGGAGCAACAGCGATCTTAATTTGCAAGATGACGACATTGAAAATCAGGTACTTGAAGATCTGGAACCTCACCCAATGGTGCTCAAAGAGCTCGAAATCTGTCACTACAGGGGCACTGCAGTTCCTACATGGATGCAAGCAGACAGACTGGGACAGTTCAGGAAATTGGTTAATATTCGTTTGAATCATtgcagaaaaatcaaaatcctcTCCCTTGGCAAACTACCCGAACTCAGAGAGCTCCTTCTCAAAAATATGCTAGAGTTGGAGGAatggcaggaagaagaggaagagatgtACCGATCCATCAAAAGACTAAGGATAAGTTGTTGCCCCAAGCTGAAAAAAGTGCCCTTCTTGTTTCTTAACCTAATTGATCTGAAGATCAAAAAGTGTGACTCACTGCAAGTCATTCCTTGGGGCCCAATAAAGTTTATAACACTGGTTGACAATCCTGAACTCAAGCATTGGAACAGAGAAGGTCTTAAAATATCAATAGTACCTTACACTGATGAGAATAGGAATACTCGAAAATATATTACATTGACCTTGGACATGATCAATGTGAAAATTATCAATTGCCCCAAGCTGCATGCGTTACCAAGTGGCCTCTATCCGCAGAAATTGGAAATACGTGGGTGCAAGTCACTGAGCAACCTCCCAGATGATGACCACGCAGTACGGCTTGCGCTTTTAGCTTTGGAGGCATGTCATGATGATGAAACCATCTTGAACCTCATAGTCAGCAGGGTCCCCAGTAGCAGCTCTTTACTCTCCTTAGAGATTTCAAACATCTCGAATCTCATCTGCCTTCCCAAGTGGCCCCTTCTCCCCAAAGTCGAAACATTGTTTATCCATGGTTGTAAAGATCTTGAGCATCTATCCACCCCAGAAAAGAGGGTGTTTGAAGGCTTCACCTCGCTTAAATCACTCTCCATCCGAAACTGCCCTATGCTTGTGACACTGCCAGTTGAAGGGCTCCCAACCTCTCTTCAGTATTTCAGCATTGGCTCATGTGAAAGGCTCGAGTCATTTGGCCCTTCTGTGGACACACTCAACAATCTCACCTCCCTCACTGATCTTTACATTGAAGACTGCCCCGCATTCCAGTCCTTGCCAGAGGGTGGGCTGCCAACCTCCCTCCAGCATCTATCCATCCACGGATGCCCCTCACTGACAAAAAGATGTGAAAAGGAAGACGGTCCTGATTGGCCAAAGATCCAGGGTATCTCTGATCTGGAAATCGAGACACCACCATGA